CGCAAGACCGTCGAAGCCCTGCGGCGACTCCGCCCCGATGTCGTCGTGACCCACTCGCCCGCCGACTACATGCTGGATCACGAGATCACGTCGCAACTCGTGCGGAACGCCTGCTTCTGCGCCGGAGCGCCGAACATGCAGACGCTCGCGGTTCCACCGGCGGAACCCCTGAGCGGCATCCCGCATCTCTACTATGCCGACCCCATCGAGGGCATGGACGCCCTGGGGAACCGGATCAATGCCAGCCTGATCGTCGATATCACTGACGCCATACCGCGCAAGGTCGAGATGTTGGCATGCCACGCGAGCCAGCGCGACTGGCTGATGAAGCACCACGGTATGGACGAGTACATCGAGTCGATGAAACGCTGGGGCGCGGAAGTGGGCGAGCGGATTGGCGCCCCCTTCGCCGAGGGGTTTCGGCAGCACTTGGGACACGCCTACCCACAGGATGACTTGATCGGCAAGACGCTGGGCGGGACACGAGCCGAGCCACGCGAGAAGGAGTGAACCATGAGCGGCGTCGGAGCCCTCCGACTGAGCGAGCTGCGGAGCGAGTTCGCCAAGGTCGAGTGCGTCCTGGCGGCAACGCCGACCGTCGACAAGGACTTCTGCATCTCGACCGATGAGTACCGGGCGCGGCAGCGTCGCGTCTACGAAGCCCTGCGGCAACAGGGCTTGGAGGTCGGTTTCGTCTTCAGCGACGAGCACTACGACGGCGACGTGCCCTACCTGGGCGGGAACACGAACGTCCAG
This region of Candidatus Poribacteria bacterium genomic DNA includes:
- a CDS encoding PIG-L family deacetylase is translated as TETEEAIVRRRHDEAHAAARLIDGEYVCVGEQDFLIHYDPATIRKTVEALRRLRPDVVVTHSPADYMLDHEITSQLVRNACFCAGAPNMQTLAVPPAEPLSGIPHLYYADPIEGMDALGNRINASLIVDITDAIPRKVEMLACHASQRDWLMKHHGMDEYIESMKRWGAEVGERIGAPFAEGFRQHLGHAYPQDDLIGKTLGGTRAEPREKE